One region of Flavobacterium sp. GSB-24 genomic DNA includes:
- the murQ gene encoding N-acetylmuramic acid 6-phosphate etherase, protein MKNKNPETEQESLYKDLDQMSVKELLTNINTEDKKVPHIIEGQIPKIEKLVKAIVKKMQLGGRLFYIGAGTSGRIGILDASECPPTFGVPHDMIIGIIAGGDTAIRKAVENAEDDTEQAWKDLAKFEISSLDFIIGIAASGNTPYVLGALKKAKEHNIKTGSISCISNGLIAQEADHPIELIVGPEFLTGSTRMKAGTAQKLTLNMISTSVMIKLGKVKGNKMVDMQLSNEKLVKRGIKMIMEELEIEYDLAEELLHKHKSVRAVLLDHNSKK, encoded by the coding sequence ATGAAAAATAAAAATCCTGAAACTGAACAAGAATCTTTATACAAAGATTTGGATCAAATGAGCGTGAAAGAACTTTTGACGAACATTAATACAGAAGACAAAAAAGTACCGCATATCATTGAAGGACAAATTCCTAAAATTGAAAAACTGGTTAAAGCAATCGTAAAAAAAATGCAGCTTGGCGGACGATTATTTTATATCGGTGCTGGAACTTCTGGTCGTATCGGAATTTTAGATGCATCGGAATGTCCGCCAACATTTGGCGTTCCGCACGATATGATTATCGGAATTATCGCAGGCGGCGACACTGCGATTAGAAAAGCGGTAGAAAATGCCGAAGATGATACGGAACAAGCATGGAAAGATTTAGCTAAATTTGAGATTTCAAGTCTGGATTTTATTATAGGAATTGCGGCTTCTGGAAATACGCCTTATGTTTTGGGCGCTTTGAAAAAAGCCAAAGAACATAATATTAAAACTGGAAGTATTTCCTGCATCAGCAATGGACTTATAGCGCAGGAAGCAGATCATCCAATTGAATTAATTGTAGGACCTGAATTTTTAACTGGAAGTACCAGAATGAAAGCTGGAACGGCACAAAAACTGACGCTGAATATGATCTCAACTTCGGTTATGATTAAGCTTGGAAAAGTAAAAGGCAACAAAATGGTTGACATGCAATTATCGAATGAAAAACTGGTTAAACGAGGCATCAAAATGATTATGGAAGAACTGGAAATTGAATACGATTTAGCCGAAGAATTACTGCATAAACATAAAAGTGTACGCGCTGTGCTGCTGGATCATAACAGCAAAAAATAA